One window from the genome of Pyrus communis chromosome 16, drPyrComm1.1, whole genome shotgun sequence encodes:
- the LOC137720406 gene encoding chorismate synthase, chloroplastic-like, with product MASSLASKPFLGAPTTDGLSGLCSSSDLRTLSSSSVQFVIRQRNPKKLQVQAAGNTTGNHFRITTFGESHGGGVGCVIDGCPPRMPLSVEDLQGDLDRRRPGQSRITTPRKETDTCRILSGVHEGVTTGTPILVLVPNTDQRGRDYDEMSVAYRPSHADRTYDQKYGIRSVQGGGRSSARETIGRVAAGALAKKILKAFSGTEILAYVSQVHQVVLPQELVDHHTLTLDQIESNIVRCPDPEYAEKMIAAIDAVRVKGQSIGGVVTCIVRNCPPGLGSPVFDKLEAEFAKAVMSLPATKGFEFGSGFAGTFLTGSEHNDEFYLDDQGKIRTRTNRSGGTQGGLSNGEIINMRIAFKPTATIGKKQNTVTREKKEIELIARGRHDPCVVPRAVPMVEAAIALALVDQLMADFAQCHMFPINPDLQDPVPQPLVGAAEAATLHI from the exons ATGGCTTCCTCTCTCGCTTCCAAACCATTCCTCGGAGCTCCAACGACCGATGGGCTTTCTGGGTTGTGCTCCTCCTCCGATCTTCGGACCCTCTCGTCCTCCTCCGTTCAATTTGTGATCCGCCAGAGAAACCCCAAGAAACTCc AGGTGCAGGCAGCTGGGAATACTACCGGGAATCATTTTCGTATTACAACTTTTGGGGAATCtcatggtggtggtgttggttgTGTAATTGATGGATGCCCTCCTCGTATGCCCCTCTCCGTAGAAGATTTGCAAGGTGACCTTGACAGAAG GAGGCCAGGTCAGAGTCGAATTACTACCCCTAGGAAGGAAACTGACACATGCCGAATACTTTCGGGAGTTCATGAAG GAGTGACAACTGGGACACCAATTCTTGTGCTTGTACCAAATACTGATCAGAGAGGACGT GATTATGACGAAATGTCGGTAGCTTATAGGCCTTCACATGCTGATCGAACTTATGACCAAAAGTATGGTATCAGATCAGTGCAG GGTGGTGGTAGATCTTCTGCTAGAGAAACAATTGGAAGAGTTGCAGCTGGAGCCCTTGCCAAGAAAATCCTTAAGGCTTTCTCAGGAACTGAG ATCCTAGCTTATGTTTCACAAGTTCATCAGGTTGTGCTTCCCCAGGAATTGGTTGATCATCACACTTTGACACTTGATCAG ATAGAGAGTAATATCGTTAGGTGCCCAGATCCTGAATATGCAGAGAAGATGATCGCAGCCATTGATGCTGTCAGGGTGAAAGGGCAATCCATTGGTGGTGTTGTCACATGCATTGTTAGAAATTGCCCTCCG GGGCTTGGTTCACCAGTCTTTGATAAACTTGAAGCTGAATTTGCTAAAGCTGTTATGTCATTACCTGCAACAAAGGGATTTGAATTTGGAAGTGGATTTGCAG GTACCTTTTTAACTGGGAGTGAACATAATGATGAGTTCTATTTGGATGATCAAGGAAAAATCAGGACCAGAACAAATCGCTCTGGCGGGACACAG GGAGGACTATCCAATGGGGAAATCATAAACATGAGAATAGCTTTCAAGCCAACAGCTACAATTGGA AAGAAACAGAATACAGTGACTAGAGAAAAAAAGGAGATAGAACTTATAGCCCGTGGTCGCCATGATCCTTGTGTTGTTCCACGAG CTGTGCCGATGGTGGAAGCTGCAATAGCGCTTGCGCTCGTGGACCAACTAATGGCAGATTTTGCTCAGTGTCATATGTTTCCTATCAATCCCGACCTACAAGACCCTGTGCCGCAGCCGTTGGTTGGGGCAGCGGAGGCAGCAACTCTGCACATTTGA